A portion of the Microlunatus phosphovorus NM-1 genome contains these proteins:
- a CDS encoding AAA family ATPase, translating into MLRRLDLNAPWRSLNRGFWSDDFPLGCRTVIYGHNGSGKSTLSELMLGLAEGSSVTGVVWEHPDKQRITVNVGGASPSPSMAVFTRKWVDANLSEFLDGAGASAIVTLGREAIDAKEEEARLVGEIERLRSEASEAEKRRKAANVRVDRLAREVQDRIVSELKEFDYNYFTKSRFSVNKVQDDLRGFKGTVPDSNAHAEALKRLGEGAPAPVAEVPAPPAGIITTLDGLTGLLAETPTRVAIAALEGNSAAQTWVERGLKLHEELDHCFFCAGEVTGERRTQLARHFDESWLQIRGNAKDLLGAVTREKQSLSAWRSGLPIIASLAGNLQTMYSEAVGRVNVEVDERVAALEAVETALDAKVHDPSATPEAPDWSVLASAPSTTALEEAIAGHNDQARRHREVTTERMQTVLDHLIGSQHEAFRGLEGQAKELGSKSATSKRAAEQAERRLDEVRQAQFTTKDMADTLTRDLARVYGKDHLTVAVTEDGKSYACRRGDKPGTDLSDGERTTLSLLYFLRKLEDEQVPGSDPSQRIVVIDDPSSSLDREALFATHQWLADTLKGFGQYVVLTHDFSLLRLFIKSHKNAWGRSMKQIKQGDADEIRFPKVAFLEMYAAVVDGERRSMVGKLPRLLVNSTSEYAYLFSMVMAGIADSEDHERLFLLPNAARRALEVFASYKAPHRTDFLQALEALVQAQDGEPYRDVYDFCNRFSHGEGSESIDVLDARAVHGQIRRCMEFLRAVDSEHFERMCTATDTDPTVLL; encoded by the coding sequence GTGCTTCGCCGACTCGATCTCAACGCTCCCTGGCGGTCGCTTAACCGGGGCTTCTGGTCTGACGACTTTCCGCTCGGCTGTCGGACGGTGATCTACGGCCACAACGGCAGCGGCAAGTCGACCTTGTCGGAGCTTATGCTCGGACTCGCCGAGGGGTCGTCAGTGACTGGTGTGGTTTGGGAGCACCCTGACAAGCAGCGGATCACCGTCAACGTGGGTGGAGCGAGCCCATCACCGTCGATGGCCGTCTTCACTCGCAAATGGGTGGACGCCAACCTCTCGGAATTCCTCGACGGCGCCGGTGCCTCGGCCATTGTGACGTTGGGTCGCGAAGCCATCGATGCCAAAGAGGAAGAGGCTCGGCTCGTAGGCGAGATCGAGAGACTGCGAAGTGAGGCCAGCGAAGCGGAGAAGCGGCGGAAGGCGGCGAATGTACGGGTCGATCGGCTGGCCCGCGAAGTCCAGGACCGGATCGTCTCCGAACTCAAGGAGTTCGATTACAACTATTTCACGAAGAGCCGCTTTTCGGTCAACAAGGTCCAAGACGATCTGCGGGGCTTCAAGGGCACGGTTCCCGACAGTAACGCCCACGCTGAGGCTCTGAAGCGACTGGGGGAGGGAGCCCCCGCGCCTGTTGCTGAAGTCCCCGCACCACCCGCAGGTATCATCACCACCCTCGATGGCTTGACGGGTCTCCTTGCCGAGACACCGACACGTGTCGCCATTGCGGCGCTGGAGGGCAACTCAGCAGCCCAAACATGGGTTGAGCGTGGACTTAAGCTTCACGAGGAGCTCGATCACTGCTTCTTCTGCGCTGGGGAGGTAACGGGCGAGCGGCGCACGCAACTTGCTCGCCACTTCGACGAGAGTTGGCTCCAGATCCGGGGAAATGCCAAGGACTTGCTCGGAGCTGTCACACGTGAGAAGCAGTCGCTCTCTGCTTGGCGTTCGGGTTTGCCGATCATCGCAAGTCTGGCCGGCAATCTCCAGACGATGTACAGCGAGGCCGTGGGGAGGGTGAATGTTGAGGTGGATGAGCGGGTCGCTGCGCTGGAAGCTGTTGAGACGGCTCTCGATGCCAAGGTTCATGACCCGAGCGCCACACCCGAAGCTCCCGATTGGTCGGTGCTGGCCAGCGCACCGTCCACCACAGCACTTGAGGAGGCAATAGCCGGGCACAACGATCAAGCTCGTCGCCATCGCGAGGTGACCACCGAGCGAATGCAGACAGTCTTGGATCACCTGATTGGCTCGCAGCACGAGGCCTTCCGTGGGCTGGAGGGACAGGCCAAGGAACTCGGATCCAAGAGCGCGACGAGCAAAAGGGCTGCGGAGCAGGCGGAGCGCCGGCTGGATGAGGTTCGCCAGGCTCAGTTCACAACGAAGGATATGGCGGATACGCTGACTCGCGATCTGGCTCGCGTTTACGGTAAGGACCACCTCACCGTCGCGGTAACTGAGGACGGGAAGTCCTACGCTTGTCGCCGAGGCGACAAGCCCGGAACGGACCTCAGCGACGGGGAGCGAACGACCCTATCGCTGCTTTACTTCTTGCGAAAGCTAGAGGACGAACAGGTCCCGGGCAGTGACCCGTCACAGCGGATCGTGGTCATCGACGATCCATCCAGCTCTCTCGACCGTGAGGCGCTGTTTGCCACGCACCAGTGGCTTGCGGACACACTCAAGGGCTTCGGGCAGTACGTCGTATTGACGCACGACTTCAGCCTCTTGCGGCTGTTCATCAAGTCGCACAAGAACGCGTGGGGCAGATCGATGAAGCAGATTAAGCAGGGCGACGCGGATGAGATCCGTTTCCCCAAGGTGGCCTTCTTGGAGATGTATGCGGCTGTTGTCGACGGCGAGCGTCGTTCGATGGTCGGCAAGCTCCCGAGGCTGCTGGTCAATAGCACGTCGGAGTACGCCTACCTCTTCTCGATGGTCATGGCTGGAATCGCAGACTCCGAAGATCACGAGCGCCTCTTCCTGCTGCCGAACGCCGCTCGCCGGGCGCTCGAGGTCTTTGCCAGCTACAAGGCACCACATCGGACTGACTTCCTCCAGGCGCTGGAGGCGCTTGTCCAAGCTCAAGACGGCGAGCCGTATCGTGACGTCTACGATTTCTGCAACCGGTTCTCGCACGGTGAGGGTAGTGAGAGTATTGACGTGCTCGACGCCCGTGCTGTCCACGGCCAGATCCGGCGTTGTATGGAGTTCTTGCGAGCAGTCGATAGCGAGCACTTCGAGCGAATGTGCACAGCTACGGACACCGACCCGACCGTGCTGCTGTAG
- the nadD gene encoding nicotinate-nucleotide adenylyltransferase has protein sequence MARDPDVQPGHRYRLGVMGGTFDPIHHGHLVAASEVASRFGLDEVVFVPTGQPWQKSHKKVSSAEDRYLMTVIATASNPRFSVSRVDIDRGGPTYTVDTLRDLHAERGDDIDLYFITGADALAQILTWRDVEEMFRLAHFVGCTRPGVELHSPVIEGVPPERITLLEVPALAISSTGCRERVTARQPIWYLVPDGIVQYIAKRGLYLS, from the coding sequence CTGGCGCGCGATCCCGACGTACAGCCTGGCCATCGCTATCGGCTGGGCGTGATGGGCGGCACCTTCGACCCGATCCACCATGGCCACCTGGTGGCCGCCAGCGAGGTGGCGAGCCGGTTCGGCCTGGACGAGGTGGTCTTCGTGCCCACCGGTCAGCCCTGGCAGAAGTCGCACAAGAAGGTCTCCTCGGCCGAGGACCGCTATCTGATGACGGTGATCGCTACCGCTTCCAACCCCCGATTCAGTGTCAGCCGGGTCGACATCGACCGGGGCGGGCCGACGTACACCGTCGACACCCTGCGCGATCTGCATGCCGAGCGCGGCGACGACATCGACCTCTACTTCATCACCGGTGCCGATGCGTTGGCCCAGATCCTGACCTGGCGTGATGTGGAAGAGATGTTCCGGCTGGCCCATTTCGTCGGCTGTACCCGGCCCGGGGTCGAGTTGCACTCGCCGGTGATCGAGGGGGTGCCGCCGGAACGCATTACCCTGTTGGAGGTGCCAGCCCTGGCCATCTCCTCGACGGGATGCCGGGAACGGGTGACCGCGCGTCAGCCGATCTGGTATCTGGTGCCCGACGGCATCGTGCAGTACATCGCCAAGCGCGGTCTCTATCTGAGCTGA
- a CDS encoding siderophore-interacting protein has translation MTALPEAYFRAEVLEVRSLSSVMRRIVLGGAGLAGYQSSGMPDEWFRLMVPPERQRHVELPIKHGQQFHFANPQPSPRWYSLRRWDPEHCQVTVDVVVHEHGAATRWAETVEPGDELLISQPHGRGIDTTADWMLILADQTGIPAACRILENLSPQQYAHAIFEAPNEEATFRPTSPAQLKVCWAYNPSPATIPSPLSAAVRTIELPPGRGYVWMAGEAACARDVRRYFRHELKWRSPQFDIVGYWRPNQDAYQRRYREVESQVAEVYANGRRTGLPDDDILDEVYSVMESRGL, from the coding sequence ATGACGGCGCTTCCTGAGGCCTACTTCCGGGCTGAGGTGCTCGAGGTGCGGAGTCTTTCGTCGGTGATGCGACGAATCGTGCTGGGCGGGGCCGGGCTCGCCGGCTACCAGTCCTCGGGGATGCCGGACGAGTGGTTCCGGCTGATGGTTCCGCCGGAGCGCCAGCGGCATGTCGAGCTGCCGATCAAGCACGGGCAGCAGTTCCATTTCGCCAATCCCCAGCCATCGCCCCGGTGGTACAGCCTGCGGCGGTGGGATCCCGAGCATTGCCAGGTGACTGTCGATGTGGTGGTGCACGAGCATGGTGCCGCAACCCGGTGGGCCGAGACCGTCGAGCCCGGTGACGAGCTGCTGATTTCGCAGCCGCATGGCCGAGGTATCGACACCACGGCCGACTGGATGCTGATCCTTGCCGATCAGACGGGTATTCCGGCCGCCTGTCGGATCCTGGAGAACTTGTCGCCACAGCAATATGCGCACGCGATCTTCGAGGCCCCGAATGAGGAGGCGACCTTCAGGCCGACTTCGCCGGCGCAGTTGAAGGTCTGCTGGGCCTACAACCCGTCGCCGGCCACCATCCCCAGCCCGCTGAGTGCGGCGGTGCGGACCATCGAACTGCCACCGGGTCGGGGCTATGTGTGGATGGCCGGAGAGGCCGCCTGTGCCCGGGACGTGCGGCGCTATTTCCGGCACGAGCTCAAATGGCGCTCGCCGCAGTTCGACATCGTCGGCTACTGGCGGCCCAACCAGGACGCCTATCAGCGGCGCTATCGCGAGGTCGAGTCCCAGGTTGCCGAGGTGTATGCCAACGGTCGACGTACCGGCCTTCCCGACGACGACATCCTGGACGAGGTCTACAGCGTGATGGAGTCCCGCGGCCTGTAG
- a CDS encoding PQ-loop domain-containing transporter, whose translation MLVVALGWAAATLASIAALPQVIKLLRSGTTAGISLNAWRLMLAANVAWTGHGVVTGHLNIVIPNALLLLCTLVILFRLRSDRGVSWVATFGPGLVLGLLNLGINVAFGPVAFAIAAGIPSACAQVIQFHELLLTPRIAGISLPFLAMNTVNQTFWLGWALLVDEQSVILAASVMSVLMCINLTWCLLRRHGLVRARLALMSA comes from the coding sequence GTGCTCGTCGTAGCCCTGGGTTGGGCTGCTGCCACCCTTGCTTCTATCGCCGCTCTCCCGCAGGTCATCAAGCTGCTCCGCAGCGGGACCACTGCAGGGATCTCCCTCAATGCTTGGCGTCTGATGCTCGCCGCCAACGTGGCCTGGACCGGCCACGGTGTGGTGACTGGACACCTCAACATCGTGATACCGAACGCGCTGCTCCTGCTCTGCACCCTGGTCATCTTGTTCCGGCTGCGCAGTGACCGTGGCGTCAGCTGGGTCGCGACCTTTGGGCCCGGTCTCGTCCTCGGATTGCTCAATCTCGGCATCAACGTGGCCTTCGGGCCGGTCGCTTTCGCGATTGCGGCCGGTATCCCGTCGGCATGCGCTCAGGTCATCCAGTTCCATGAGCTGCTCCTGACCCCGCGGATCGCGGGCATCTCGCTGCCGTTTCTGGCGATGAACACGGTCAACCAGACCTTCTGGCTCGGCTGGGCGCTGCTGGTGGACGAGCAGTCGGTCATCCTCGCCGCCTCGGTGATGAGCGTGTTGATGTGCATCAACCTGACCTGGTGCCTGCTCCGTCGCCACGGCCTCGTACGCGCTCGCCTGGCGCTCATGTCCGCTTGA
- a CDS encoding glutamate-5-semialdehyde dehydrogenase gives MSVTEQAVRAREAARVLAKTPRAAKDAALQAMADALAKAETAVLEANAVDVARAEANGTSAALIDRLRLTPDRIAGMVQGLRDLAGLPDPVGDVVRGWTNANGVEVRQVRVPFGVVGIIYEARPNVTADAGGICVKSGNAALLRGSSSAADSNAAVVEALRQGLVDAGLPADAVQLIPGPREVTTELMAARGLVDVLIPRGGAGLIDTVVRNSQVPVIETGVGNCHLYVDATADHEMALAILLNAKTQRPSVCNAVETLLVHAEAAASFVPQALQALAGAGVTVHGDGRAAAYGQVLAATETDYAEEYLSLDIAVAVVDDLDAALAHIRRYSTGHSETIVTESQRSAQRFTAEVDAAAVLVNASSRFVDGGEFGFGAEIGISTQKLHARGPMGLPEMTSTKYVVVGSGQVR, from the coding sequence GTGAGTGTCACTGAGCAAGCCGTACGTGCCCGAGAAGCGGCCCGGGTGCTCGCCAAGACTCCGCGGGCGGCCAAGGATGCCGCCCTCCAGGCGATGGCCGATGCGCTGGCCAAGGCCGAGACGGCGGTGCTCGAGGCGAACGCGGTCGATGTGGCGCGGGCCGAGGCGAACGGCACCAGTGCTGCCCTGATCGACCGGCTCCGGCTGACCCCGGACCGGATCGCCGGCATGGTGCAGGGACTTCGGGATCTCGCCGGACTGCCGGATCCGGTCGGCGATGTGGTCCGCGGCTGGACGAATGCCAACGGCGTCGAGGTACGCCAGGTGCGGGTGCCGTTCGGCGTGGTGGGCATCATCTACGAGGCCCGCCCGAACGTGACCGCGGATGCCGGCGGCATCTGCGTCAAGTCCGGCAACGCCGCGCTGCTGCGCGGTTCCTCCTCGGCGGCAGACTCCAACGCGGCCGTGGTCGAGGCGCTGCGGCAAGGCTTGGTCGACGCCGGGCTGCCGGCCGATGCCGTCCAACTCATTCCCGGCCCACGCGAGGTCACCACCGAACTGATGGCGGCTCGCGGACTGGTCGACGTCCTCATCCCGCGCGGCGGGGCGGGGCTGATCGACACGGTGGTCCGCAACAGCCAGGTGCCGGTGATCGAGACCGGTGTGGGCAACTGCCACCTCTATGTCGATGCCACCGCCGATCACGAGATGGCGCTCGCCATCCTGCTCAACGCCAAGACCCAGCGGCCCTCGGTCTGCAACGCGGTGGAGACCCTGCTCGTGCACGCCGAGGCCGCCGCCAGCTTCGTACCGCAGGCTCTCCAGGCGCTTGCTGGAGCCGGGGTCACCGTGCATGGTGATGGGCGCGCGGCGGCGTACGGGCAGGTGCTCGCAGCCACCGAGACCGACTATGCCGAGGAGTATCTCTCCCTCGATATCGCCGTCGCGGTCGTCGACGATCTGGATGCGGCGCTGGCGCACATCCGCCGCTACAGCACCGGGCACAGCGAGACGATCGTCACCGAGTCGCAGCGCTCCGCCCAGCGGTTCACCGCCGAGGTCGATGCGGCCGCAGTGCTGGTGAACGCCTCCAGCAGGTTTGTCGACGGTGGCGAGTTCGGCTTCGGTGCGGAGATCGGCATCTCCACCCAGAAGCTGCACGCCCGCGGTCCGATGGGGCTGCCCGAGATGACCTCGACCAAGTACGTGGTGGTCGGCAGCGGTCAGGTGCGATGA
- a CDS encoding ABC transporter ATP-binding protein, whose translation MSDGSNLLEVTGLEVHFPIKRGLLMDRTVGHVRAVDGVDLTVARGQTYGLVGESGCGKSTLGRALLRLEEPTAGRVLFDGIDVGALKPEALRKLRPRMQMVFQDPLSSLDPRQSVESLLVEPLRVHGLSAQDRDEYGKDSAASYLAKAAAMLEVVGLPRSAMSRYPHEFSGGQRQRIGIARAIVLNPDLVIADEPVSALDVSVQAQVINLLEDLQDLLGLTYLVIAHDLAVVRHISDTVGVMYLGRLVEEAPSDRLYERPLHPYTIALMSAIPIPDPEVEDRRERILLRGDLPSPANPPSGCRFHTRCPYRQPTRCDTEVPELRELPGVDEAQPGGRTHRVACHWAEEIANGRITVNDPGLVVEPIR comes from the coding sequence ATGTCTGACGGCTCGAACCTGCTCGAGGTCACCGGACTCGAGGTGCACTTCCCGATCAAGCGCGGCCTGCTGATGGACCGTACGGTGGGTCACGTCCGGGCCGTCGACGGCGTCGACCTGACCGTGGCGCGAGGACAGACCTACGGTCTGGTGGGGGAGTCCGGCTGCGGCAAGTCGACCTTGGGCAGGGCGCTGTTGCGCCTGGAGGAGCCCACCGCGGGCCGAGTACTGTTCGACGGTATCGATGTCGGAGCACTCAAGCCCGAGGCGCTGCGCAAACTCCGTCCGCGGATGCAGATGGTCTTTCAGGACCCCTTGTCCAGCTTGGATCCCCGGCAGTCGGTGGAGAGCCTGCTGGTCGAGCCCCTGCGGGTGCACGGCCTGTCGGCGCAGGACCGCGACGAGTACGGCAAGGACTCCGCGGCGTCGTATCTGGCCAAGGCGGCCGCCATGCTGGAGGTGGTCGGGCTGCCGCGGTCGGCGATGTCGCGCTATCCGCACGAGTTCTCCGGCGGGCAGCGGCAGCGCATCGGCATCGCCCGGGCCATCGTGCTGAACCCCGATCTGGTGATCGCCGACGAGCCGGTCAGCGCGCTGGATGTCTCCGTCCAGGCGCAGGTGATCAACCTGCTGGAGGACCTGCAGGATCTGCTGGGTCTCACCTATCTGGTGATCGCCCACGATCTCGCGGTCGTCCGTCACATCAGCGACACCGTGGGGGTCATGTATCTGGGCCGCCTGGTCGAGGAGGCGCCGAGCGATCGGCTCTACGAGCGGCCGCTGCATCCGTACACGATCGCGCTGATGTCCGCGATCCCGATCCCCGACCCGGAGGTCGAGGACCGGCGGGAGCGGATCCTGCTGCGTGGTGATCTGCCGAGCCCGGCGAACCCGCCGAGTGGCTGCCGGTTCCACACTCGCTGTCCGTATCGGCAGCCGACCCGATGTGACACCGAGGTGCCCGAGCTGCGGGAACTGCCGGGTGTGGACGAGGCTCAGCCGGGCGGCCGGACGCATCGGGTGGCCTGTCATTGGGCGGAGGAGATCGCCAATGGTCGGATCACGGTCAACGACCCCGGGCTGGTGGTAGAACCGATCAGATGA
- a CDS encoding DUF6308 family protein: MHAHFASPAGVDSGYTGGSFDSFDPLPPRASVDVITSDDLVAVSLLSAYVSGRAAMKILERQASRFRALLAELGPDRNLVFVESTARTASPPRLDAIHQKATQQGVRVVEQNEPTGNSHPVQRGIPYPPGTRQNTRTDAGPCASR, encoded by the coding sequence CTGCACGCCCACTTCGCTTCACCCGCTGGCGTGGACAGCGGCTACACCGGCGGAAGCTTCGACTCTTTCGACCCTCTGCCACCCCGAGCCTCGGTCGACGTCATCACCTCCGACGACCTCGTGGCCGTCAGCTTGCTGTCGGCCTATGTCTCAGGTCGGGCGGCTATGAAGATCCTTGAACGTCAAGCTTCCAGGTTCAGGGCGCTGCTGGCCGAACTCGGTCCCGACCGTAACCTGGTGTTTGTCGAATCCACAGCCCGGACGGCTTCGCCGCCCAGACTCGACGCGATTCACCAGAAAGCAACTCAACAGGGTGTGAGGGTGGTGGAGCAAAACGAGCCGACAGGCAACTCTCACCCTGTCCAGCGCGGTATTCCGTACCCGCCCGGAACACGCCAAAATACCCGGACAGATGCAGGCCCGTGCGCCTCAAGGTAG
- a CDS encoding MFS transporter, producing MPPLAGAARVLMLIALVLAAFNLRPAVTSVGPVLEEIRATLGMGGLLAGLLTALPAVCFVAFGALAPRLVARTFPSRVLWIALAAVTVGLALRPFLPTSVTFVLLSCLALGGIGVANIMMPVIVRRAFPHRVGFATGVYSMGLTLGAAIAAAVTVPLSAALGGDWRYGLVAWAVPAGLALVVWMGVARWIRQRSGGPPPGATSEGLRISRSRTAWAVALAFGLQGMQAYITMGWVPQIYRDAGLSATYAGVLLALIPAIGIPTSFLVPTIGARMRSQSGLIVGLTALSLVAYLGLWFMPTTVPWLWVVIMGVSQGTFPLVLAMIGMRARTSAGVVSLSSFGQSMGYLIAIPGPIVVGALYGATGGWDIALGLMILLLVPQAIAGYFAGRQRYVEDDLGL from the coding sequence TTGCCGCCGCTGGCGGGCGCGGCGCGGGTGCTGATGCTGATCGCGCTGGTGCTGGCCGCGTTCAATCTGCGGCCGGCGGTGACCAGCGTCGGGCCGGTGCTGGAGGAGATCCGGGCCACGCTCGGCATGGGCGGGCTGCTCGCCGGACTGTTGACGGCACTGCCGGCGGTGTGCTTCGTGGCCTTCGGTGCGTTGGCGCCTCGGCTGGTGGCGCGGACATTCCCCAGCCGGGTGCTGTGGATCGCGCTGGCCGCCGTGACGGTCGGGCTGGCGCTGCGGCCGTTCCTACCAACCTCGGTCACCTTCGTGCTGCTCAGCTGCCTGGCCCTGGGCGGCATCGGGGTGGCCAACATCATGATGCCGGTGATCGTCCGCCGGGCCTTCCCGCATCGTGTCGGGTTTGCCACCGGCGTCTATTCGATGGGACTGACCCTCGGTGCGGCGATCGCGGCCGCGGTGACCGTGCCGCTGAGCGCGGCACTGGGCGGCGACTGGCGCTACGGGCTGGTGGCCTGGGCGGTGCCGGCCGGGCTGGCACTGGTGGTCTGGATGGGCGTGGCCCGCTGGATCCGGCAGCGGTCGGGTGGTCCGCCGCCGGGTGCGACCAGCGAGGGGTTGCGGATCAGCCGTAGCCGGACCGCCTGGGCGGTGGCGCTGGCGTTCGGACTGCAGGGCATGCAGGCGTACATCACGATGGGCTGGGTGCCCCAGATCTACCGGGATGCGGGACTGTCGGCCACGTACGCCGGTGTGCTGCTGGCGCTGATTCCAGCCATCGGGATCCCGACCTCGTTCCTGGTGCCGACCATCGGGGCGCGGATGCGGAGTCAGAGCGGGCTGATCGTCGGGCTGACGGCGTTGAGCCTGGTCGCCTACCTCGGGCTCTGGTTCATGCCGACGACGGTGCCGTGGCTGTGGGTGGTGATCATGGGCGTGTCCCAGGGCACGTTCCCGCTGGTGCTGGCGATGATCGGGATGCGGGCCCGGACCTCGGCTGGCGTGGTCAGCCTGTCATCCTTCGGGCAGAGCATGGGCTATCTGATCGCGATCCCCGGTCCCATCGTGGTCGGTGCCCTGTACGGCGCCACCGGCGGCTGGGACATTGCGCTGGGTTTGATGATCCTGCTGCTCGTGCCCCAGGCGATTGCCGGCTATTTCGCCGGTCGGCAGCGGTACGTCGAGGACGACCTCGGCTTGTGA
- a CDS encoding histidine phosphatase family protein → MTAAQLVVLRHGRTEWNAAGRLQGQADVPLDARGLSQAEQAAPVLAELAPSAIYSSDLIRARQTAEPLAKACGLRVVTDPRLREIHVGSWEGLSIEEALAAMGPREAKRWLAGEDVRRSPTGETVSEVGERAGAALDEIGLAAPDGSTVVTVMHGLAARAAVCWLSGFPIETWKRLSGLHNCGWIIVERHRTGDYWRITEYNVTAPRE, encoded by the coding sequence GTGACTGCCGCCCAATTGGTCGTGCTGCGGCACGGCCGGACGGAGTGGAATGCGGCCGGGCGGTTGCAGGGTCAGGCCGACGTGCCCTTGGATGCACGAGGGCTGTCGCAGGCCGAGCAGGCGGCGCCCGTGCTGGCCGAGCTTGCGCCGTCGGCGATCTACTCCTCCGACCTGATCCGGGCTCGGCAGACTGCGGAGCCACTGGCGAAGGCGTGCGGGCTGCGGGTGGTCACCGACCCGAGGCTGCGCGAGATCCACGTGGGCTCGTGGGAGGGGCTGAGCATCGAGGAAGCCCTGGCGGCGATGGGGCCGCGGGAGGCGAAGCGGTGGCTGGCAGGCGAGGACGTACGCCGCTCGCCGACCGGCGAGACCGTCTCCGAGGTGGGGGAGCGGGCCGGCGCCGCATTGGACGAGATCGGTTTGGCCGCCCCGGATGGGTCGACCGTGGTCACCGTGATGCACGGGCTGGCCGCGCGGGCCGCGGTGTGCTGGCTGTCCGGATTCCCCATTGAGACGTGGAAGCGGCTGAGCGGGCTGCACAACTGCGGCTGGATTATCGTGGAGCGACACCGCACTGGCGACTACTGGCGGATCACGGAATACAACGTGACGGCGCCACGCGAATGA
- the rsfS gene encoding ribosome silencing factor encodes MTATDHALQLTQAAAAAAADKLGTDLVAFDVSEQLAITDVFLIITAANEPQVGAIVDGIEEALRELDAKPVRREGDREQRWVLLDYLDLVVHIQHNDERRLYALERLWHDCPAIPLLVDERR; translated from the coding sequence TTGACCGCCACCGACCACGCCCTCCAGCTCACCCAGGCCGCCGCCGCGGCAGCGGCCGACAAGCTCGGCACCGACCTGGTCGCCTTCGACGTTTCCGAGCAGCTGGCCATCACCGACGTCTTCCTGATCATCACCGCCGCCAACGAGCCCCAGGTGGGCGCCATCGTCGACGGCATCGAGGAGGCGCTGCGGGAGCTGGATGCCAAGCCGGTACGCCGGGAGGGCGACCGCGAACAGCGCTGGGTGCTGCTGGACTACCTCGATCTGGTCGTGCACATCCAGCACAACGACGAGCGTCGGCTGTATGCCTTGGAGCGGCTGTGGCACGACTGCCCGGCCATCCCGCTGCTCGTCGACGAGCGTCGGTGA
- a CDS encoding methylated-DNA--[protein]-cysteine S-methyltransferase, whose amino-acid sequence MSELAALDTPIGRIVVTAGAEGVRRISWRVVGRTSLGHSEAPVPGSALDQAVTELSEYFAGTRREFSVPVELDGLTTSTRQVLLALQQVPYGSSVTYGELAELSGTGLPARAIGSVMGANPVPILIACHRVLAGDGLGGYSGGLPGQGLETKRWLLEHEGILPPRLL is encoded by the coding sequence ATGAGTGAGTTGGCGGCGCTGGACACTCCGATCGGCCGGATCGTCGTGACGGCGGGGGCGGAGGGTGTCCGCCGGATCTCCTGGCGGGTCGTCGGACGGACCTCGTTGGGGCACTCGGAGGCACCGGTCCCCGGCAGTGCGCTGGATCAGGCCGTCACCGAGTTGTCCGAGTACTTCGCCGGCACCCGACGCGAGTTCAGCGTGCCGGTCGAGTTGGACGGGCTCACCACGTCGACTCGGCAGGTGCTGCTGGCGTTGCAGCAGGTTCCGTACGGGTCCTCGGTCACGTACGGAGAACTGGCCGAGTTGAGCGGGACCGGGCTGCCGGCTCGGGCGATCGGCTCGGTGATGGGAGCCAACCCGGTGCCGATCCTGATCGCGTGTCATCGGGTGCTCGCGGGTGACGGGCTCGGTGGCTACTCCGGTGGACTGCCTGGTCAGGGGCTGGAGACGAAGCGTTGGCTGCTCGAGCACGAAGGCATCCTGCCGCCGCGATTGCTGTGA
- a CDS encoding GlsB/YeaQ/YmgE family stress response membrane protein produces MLILGLIVFGLMVGTVAQLILGQSGWKINWTMALVSGLIGSFVGGLLISLLSGDGIQLRPSGIIGSIIGAVLVTLAYQWWQKRSSGSSKAA; encoded by the coding sequence GTGTTGATCCTCGGACTCATCGTCTTCGGCTTGATGGTCGGTACGGTCGCCCAACTGATCCTCGGCCAGTCCGGCTGGAAGATCAACTGGACGATGGCCCTGGTCAGCGGCCTGATCGGGTCGTTCGTCGGCGGGCTGCTGATCAGCCTGCTGAGCGGCGACGGCATCCAGCTGCGGCCCAGCGGCATCATTGGCTCGATCATTGGTGCCGTGCTGGTCACCCTCGCCTACCAGTGGTGGCAGAAGCGCTCCTCCGGCTCCTCGAAGGCCGCCTGA